In Streptomyces sp. NBC_01551, one DNA window encodes the following:
- a CDS encoding SpoIIE family protein phosphatase: MTGRFGRPRGSPASPPPKSAGQRAFPPARLSRAPHSVAGQVFALQAVIVLVLIAAATLALVYQARFNSERDARNRSLAAAEAFAHAPGLPQALKAPNPTTELQPLTEAARLGSGVDFIAVMTTDGIRYTDARPNLIGRRATGDLSRAVRGEAFTEVFKGTPSDAVRAVVPVQDKNGNVVGLVGTGIEIENVSDVVRKQLPLLLGAAAGALVLGTGGAFLVSRRLRRQTRGLGEAEMTRMNEHHEAVLHAVREGVLIIDAERRLLLANDEGRRLLDLPADAEGRHVGELGLDPRTAALLASGRVATDEVHLANNRLLAVNVRPTKQYAGMPSGSVMTLRDTTELASLSGRAEVARGRLQLLYEAGVSIGTTLDVVRTAEELSEVAVPRFADFVTVELLEPVLHGEEPSVANGVYTEMRRAAMTGIRTDQPLQPVGDVIRFVVPTAPMSAALDAGRAVLAADLNEAFGWRAQDHEGTRIALDYGLHSLISVPLQARGVVLGMANFWRADTPEAFDEEDLSFAEELGARAAVSIDNARRYTREHATAVALQRSLLPRVLPDLSAVDVAFRYLPAKAGVGGDWFDVIPLPGARVALVVGDVVGHGVHAAATMGRLRTAVHNFSTLDLPPDELLGHLDELIDRIDQNESAAGAEGRGEQSGVTGATCLYAVYDPVSGRCTMASAGHPGPALVHPDGRVEFPELPAGLPLGVGGMPFEKAELSLPERSRLVLFTDGLLEDRDRDFDTGQALLRRTLEQPGRSPDQACADVLAALLFPAPSDDIALLVADTRRLEPDRIAEWEVPGDPSAVSRVRNAGSAQLTAWGLEDIAFTTELILSELITNAIRYGNAPVRVRLLRDRTLICEVSDGSSTSPHLRYAATTDEGGRGLFLVAQYADRWGTRYTERGKVIWAEVPLTGGSDPAATALDLDALEDLAW; this comes from the coding sequence ATGACAGGACGTTTTGGCCGACCGAGGGGATCACCGGCATCACCGCCCCCCAAGTCGGCCGGGCAGCGGGCGTTCCCGCCCGCTCGCCTGTCACGCGCGCCGCACAGCGTCGCCGGTCAGGTGTTCGCCCTCCAGGCCGTCATCGTGCTCGTGCTGATCGCCGCCGCCACGCTGGCCCTCGTCTACCAAGCGCGCTTCAACAGCGAGCGCGACGCCCGCAACCGCTCGCTCGCCGCCGCCGAGGCGTTCGCGCACGCCCCGGGCCTCCCGCAGGCGCTGAAGGCGCCCAATCCGACCACCGAGCTCCAGCCGCTCACCGAGGCCGCCCGCCTGGGCTCCGGCGTGGACTTCATCGCCGTCATGACCACCGACGGGATCCGCTACACCGACGCCCGGCCCAACCTGATCGGCCGGCGCGCCACCGGCGACCTGTCCCGGGCCGTGCGCGGAGAGGCCTTCACCGAGGTGTTCAAGGGCACCCCGAGCGACGCGGTCCGCGCGGTGGTCCCCGTCCAGGACAAGAACGGCAACGTCGTCGGCCTGGTCGGCACCGGCATCGAGATCGAGAACGTCTCCGACGTGGTCCGCAAGCAGCTGCCGCTGCTGCTCGGGGCCGCGGCCGGGGCGCTGGTGCTCGGCACCGGCGGCGCCTTCCTGGTCAGCCGGCGGCTGCGGCGCCAGACCCGGGGCCTCGGCGAGGCCGAGATGACCCGGATGAACGAGCACCACGAGGCGGTCCTGCACGCCGTGCGCGAGGGCGTGCTCATCATCGACGCGGAACGCCGGCTGCTGCTGGCCAACGACGAGGGGCGGAGGCTGCTGGACCTGCCGGCGGACGCCGAGGGGCGGCACGTCGGCGAACTCGGGCTCGACCCGCGCACCGCCGCGCTGCTGGCGTCCGGGCGGGTCGCGACGGACGAGGTCCACCTGGCGAACAACAGGCTGCTCGCAGTGAACGTACGCCCCACCAAGCAGTACGCGGGCATGCCCTCGGGCAGCGTGATGACCCTGCGCGACACCACCGAGCTCGCCTCGCTCTCCGGCCGCGCCGAGGTGGCCCGGGGCCGGCTCCAGCTGCTGTACGAGGCCGGGGTGAGCATCGGGACGACCCTGGACGTGGTGCGCACCGCCGAGGAGCTGTCGGAGGTCGCGGTGCCGCGGTTCGCGGACTTCGTCACCGTGGAGCTGCTGGAGCCGGTGCTGCACGGCGAGGAGCCCTCGGTCGCCAACGGCGTGTACACGGAGATGCGCCGGGCGGCGATGACCGGGATCCGCACCGACCAGCCGCTCCAGCCGGTAGGCGACGTCATCCGGTTCGTGGTGCCGACCGCGCCGATGTCGGCGGCGCTGGACGCCGGGCGGGCGGTGCTCGCGGCCGATCTGAACGAGGCGTTCGGCTGGCGGGCCCAGGACCACGAGGGCACCCGGATCGCCCTGGACTACGGGCTGCACTCGCTGATCTCCGTACCGCTCCAGGCGCGCGGGGTGGTCCTCGGAATGGCGAACTTCTGGCGGGCGGACACCCCGGAGGCCTTCGACGAGGAGGACCTCTCGTTCGCGGAGGAGCTGGGGGCGCGGGCCGCCGTCTCCATCGACAACGCCCGCCGCTACACGCGCGAGCACGCCACCGCGGTGGCGCTCCAGCGGAGCCTGCTGCCGCGGGTGCTGCCGGACCTGAGCGCCGTGGACGTCGCGTTCCGGTACCTGCCGGCGAAGGCCGGGGTGGGCGGGGACTGGTTCGACGTGATCCCGCTGCCGGGCGCCCGGGTGGCGCTGGTCGTCGGGGACGTCGTCGGCCACGGGGTGCACGCGGCGGCGACGATGGGCCGGCTGCGCACTGCGGTGCACAACTTCTCCACGCTGGACCTGCCGCCGGACGAGCTGCTGGGGCACCTGGACGAGCTGATCGACCGGATCGACCAGAACGAGAGTGCCGCCGGCGCCGAGGGCCGCGGGGAGCAGTCCGGTGTCACGGGCGCCACCTGCCTGTACGCGGTCTACGACCCGGTCTCCGGGCGCTGCACGATGGCCAGCGCCGGGCATCCGGGGCCCGCCCTGGTGCACCCGGACGGGCGCGTGGAGTTCCCCGAGCTGCCCGCCGGGCTGCCGCTGGGGGTGGGCGGGATGCCGTTCGAGAAGGCCGAGCTGTCGCTGCCGGAGCGGAGCCGGCTCGTGCTGTTCACCGACGGCCTGCTGGAGGACCGCGACCGGGACTTCGACACCGGTCAGGCGCTGCTGCGCCGGACGCTGGAGCAGCCCGGCCGCAGCCCCGACCAGGCGTGCGCGGACGTGCTGGCTGCGCTGCTGTTCCCGGCGCCGAGCGACGACATCGCCCTGCTGGTCGCCGACACCCGGCGGCTGGAGCCGGACCGGATCGCGGAGTGGGAGGTGCCCGGCGACCCGTCGGCGGTCTCGCGGGTGCGCAACGCGGGCTCGGCGCAGCTCACCGCGTGGGGGCTGGAGGACATCGCCTTCACCACCGAGCTCATCCTCAGCGAGCTCATCACCAACGCGATCCGGTACGGGAACGCGCCGGTCCGGGTGCGTCTGCTGCGGGACCGCACCCTGATCTGCGAGGTCTCCGACGGCAGCAGCACCTCCCCGCACCTGCGGTACGCGGCCACCACCGACGAGGGCGGGCGCGGGCTGTTCCTCGTCGCGCAGTACGCGGACCGGTGGGGCACCCGCTACACCGAGCGCGGCAAGGTCATCTGGGCCGAGGTCCCGCTGACCGGGGGCTCGGATCCGGCGGCCACCGCGCTGGACCTGGACGCCCTGGAGGACCTGGCCTGGTGA
- a CDS encoding O-acetyl-ADP-ribose deacetylase, whose product MPRITLVLGDITGEEADAVVNAANSSLLGGGGVDGAIHRRGGPQILEACRALRASQYGKGLATGRAVATTAGRLPARWVIHTVGPVWSREEDRSALLASCYRESLRVADELGARTVAFPAISTGVYGWPMDDGARIALETVGAAATDVEEVRFVLFDKAAYDVFAERVGR is encoded by the coding sequence ATGCCCCGTATCACCCTCGTCCTCGGCGACATCACCGGCGAGGAGGCGGACGCGGTGGTCAACGCCGCGAACTCCTCGCTGCTCGGCGGCGGGGGCGTGGACGGAGCCATCCACCGGCGGGGCGGGCCGCAGATCCTGGAGGCCTGCCGGGCGCTGCGCGCCTCCCAGTACGGCAAGGGCCTGGCGACGGGCCGGGCGGTCGCGACCACGGCGGGCCGGCTCCCGGCGCGGTGGGTCATCCACACGGTGGGCCCGGTGTGGTCGCGCGAGGAAGACCGCTCGGCGCTGCTCGCCTCCTGCTACCGCGAGTCGCTGCGGGTGGCCGACGAGCTGGGCGCCCGTACGGTGGCCTTCCCGGCGATCTCCACGGGCGTGTACGGCTGGCCGATGGACGACGGCGCTCGGATCGCGCTGGAAACGGTCGGCGCGGCGGCCACGGACGTCGAGGAGGTCCGCTTCGTCCTCTTCGACAAGGCGGCGTACGACGTCTTCGCGGAGCGCGTGGGCCGGTAG
- a CDS encoding GlxA family transcriptional regulator — protein MHRVAIVVQPGIRSFDLAVITEVWGPDRRRLGVPAFELRRCALDGGPIALPGGLTLEPDRGLDWLAGADLVVVPALAEPSDPTPEPVLAALRGAHARGVPVAALCAGAFVLAEAGLLEGRRAVTHWSLAPLLAARHPGVLVEDAPLYVADDGLWTSAGVASGIDLCLHLVREAHGAEAAAAIARSMVTGPFRTGDHAQYLDRPTPAADRTAEVLAAVRERALLRLHEPLDVPTLAGWAGMSPRSFARHFAAATGTTPHRWLLNHRLDAARRLLERTDHPVTEVARRAGFASEVTFRQHFTAYVGLGPRAYRAAATATPAPATRAMPDRHAIP, from the coding sequence ATGCACCGCGTCGCCATCGTCGTCCAGCCCGGGATCCGCAGCTTCGACCTCGCCGTGATCACAGAGGTCTGGGGCCCCGACCGCCGACGGCTCGGGGTGCCGGCCTTCGAGCTGCGCCGCTGCGCCCTGGACGGCGGGCCGATCGCGCTGCCCGGCGGGCTCACGCTGGAGCCCGACCGGGGGCTCGACTGGCTCGCCGGGGCCGATCTGGTCGTCGTACCGGCGCTGGCCGAGCCCTCGGACCCCACGCCCGAGCCGGTCCTCGCCGCCCTGCGCGGCGCGCACGCCCGGGGGGTGCCGGTGGCCGCGCTGTGCGCCGGGGCGTTCGTCCTCGCCGAGGCGGGGCTGCTGGAGGGCCGCCGGGCGGTGACGCACTGGTCGCTGGCCCCGCTGCTCGCCGCCCGCCACCCCGGGGTGCTCGTGGAGGACGCCCCGCTGTACGTGGCGGACGACGGGCTGTGGACCTCCGCCGGGGTGGCCTCCGGGATCGACCTCTGCCTGCACCTGGTCCGCGAGGCCCACGGCGCGGAGGCCGCCGCCGCGATCGCCCGCTCGATGGTGACGGGCCCCTTCCGCACCGGTGACCACGCCCAGTACCTGGACCGGCCCACCCCGGCCGCCGACCGGACCGCCGAGGTCCTGGCCGCCGTACGGGAGCGGGCGCTGCTGCGGCTGCACGAGCCGCTCGACGTGCCGACCCTGGCCGGCTGGGCCGGGATGTCGCCGCGCAGCTTCGCCCGGCACTTCGCGGCCGCCACCGGCACCACCCCGCACCGGTGGCTGCTGAACCACCGGCTCGACGCGGCCCGCCGGCTCCTGGAGCGCACCGACCACCCGGTCACCGAGGTGGCCCGGCGGGCCGGGTTCGCGAGCGAGGTAACCTTCCGCCAGCATTTCACCGCGTACGTCGGCCTCGGCCCGCGCGCGTACCGCGCGGCGGCCACCGCCACCCCGGCGCCTGCCACCAGGGCGATGCCTGATCGGCACGCCATCCCCTAA
- a CDS encoding cysteine hydrolase family protein, with protein sequence MTNTGFHLAENAALLVIDVQKGFDDPSFWGPRNNPEAEANIAALMDAWQETGRPLVLVRHSSLRPGSVLAPEHPGHAFKDFVEERAGRAVLLVDKTVNSSFYGTPDLADWLTARGIGQLVVAGIQTNMCVETTARMAGNLGYEVLVPLDATHTFDLTAGPAGPALTADQLATATAVNLQGGGFARVVTTADLLAAAPGPAGV encoded by the coding sequence ATGACGAACACCGGATTCCACCTCGCCGAGAACGCCGCCCTGCTGGTCATCGACGTACAGAAGGGCTTCGACGACCCCTCGTTCTGGGGGCCCCGCAACAACCCCGAGGCGGAGGCCAACATCGCCGCCCTCATGGACGCCTGGCAGGAGACCGGCCGGCCGCTGGTCCTCGTACGGCACTCCTCGCTGCGCCCCGGCTCCGTACTGGCGCCGGAGCACCCCGGCCACGCCTTCAAGGACTTCGTCGAGGAGCGGGCCGGGCGGGCGGTCCTGCTGGTCGACAAGACCGTCAACTCCTCCTTCTACGGCACCCCGGACCTGGCCGACTGGCTCACCGCCCGGGGCATCGGCCAGCTGGTGGTGGCCGGGATCCAGACCAACATGTGCGTCGAGACCACCGCCCGGATGGCCGGAAACCTGGGCTACGAGGTCCTCGTCCCGCTGGACGCCACCCACACCTTCGACCTGACGGCCGGCCCCGCGGGCCCCGCCCTGACCGCGGACCAACTGGCCACCGCCACCGCCGTCAACCTCCAGGGCGGCGGCTTCGCCCGCGTCGTCACCACGGCCGACCTGCTGGCCGCCGCCCCCGGCCCCGCAGGCGTCTGA
- a CDS encoding AlkA N-terminal domain-containing protein, with product MYTDTDRCVRAVQSKDARFDGWFFTAVRTTGIYCRPSCPAVPPKVENMTFLPSAAACQQAGFRACKRCRPDTSPGSPEWNARADAVARAMRLIQDGVVDREGVPGLAARLGYSTRQVERQLNAELGAGPLALARAQRAQTARLLIETSGLPMGDVAFAAGFSSIRTFNDTVREVFALAPGELRQRAAKAHRHQQPRVPGTIALRLPYRAPLNPDNLFGHLAATAVPGVEEWRAGAYRRTLRLPYGTGVVALTPMPDHIGCQLALTDLRDLTIAISRCRWMLDLDADPEAVDGQLRSDPLLAPLVDKAPGRRVPRTVDAAEFAVRAVLGQQVSTAAARTHAARLVTAYGEPVADPDPEGGLTHLFPSPQALAALDPQALALPRSRRATLTTLVTALADGSLPLGIDSDWEDARARLNALPGFGPWTTEVIAMRALGDPDAFLASDLGVRKAAKELGLPSTPAALTARAALWRPWRAYAVQYLWATDGHPINHLPV from the coding sequence ATGTACACCGACACCGACCGCTGCGTACGGGCCGTGCAGTCGAAGGACGCACGGTTCGACGGGTGGTTCTTCACCGCCGTGCGGACCACCGGGATCTACTGCCGGCCCAGCTGCCCCGCGGTGCCGCCCAAGGTCGAGAACATGACGTTCCTCCCCAGCGCCGCCGCCTGCCAGCAGGCCGGGTTCCGGGCCTGCAAGCGGTGCCGGCCCGACACCTCCCCCGGGTCCCCCGAGTGGAACGCCCGCGCCGACGCCGTCGCCCGGGCCATGCGGCTCATCCAGGACGGCGTCGTCGACCGCGAGGGCGTCCCCGGCCTGGCGGCGCGGCTGGGGTACTCCACCCGCCAGGTCGAGCGGCAGCTGAACGCCGAGCTCGGCGCCGGGCCCCTCGCCCTGGCCCGTGCGCAGCGCGCCCAGACCGCCCGGCTGCTCATCGAGACCTCCGGGCTCCCGATGGGAGACGTCGCCTTCGCCGCCGGGTTCTCCTCCATCCGCACCTTCAACGACACCGTCCGCGAGGTGTTCGCCCTCGCCCCCGGGGAGCTGCGCCAACGCGCCGCGAAGGCGCACCGGCACCAGCAGCCCCGGGTGCCCGGGACCATAGCGCTGCGGCTGCCCTACCGGGCCCCGCTCAACCCCGACAACCTCTTCGGGCACCTCGCCGCGACCGCCGTCCCCGGCGTCGAGGAGTGGCGGGCCGGCGCGTACCGCCGGACCCTGCGGCTCCCGTACGGCACGGGCGTCGTCGCGCTCACCCCGATGCCCGATCACATCGGCTGCCAGCTGGCCCTGACCGACCTGCGCGACCTGACCATCGCCATCAGCCGCTGCCGCTGGATGCTCGACCTGGACGCCGACCCGGAGGCGGTGGACGGGCAGCTGCGCTCCGATCCCCTGCTGGCCCCGCTCGTGGACAAGGCCCCCGGGCGCCGGGTTCCCCGTACCGTCGACGCGGCGGAGTTCGCCGTACGCGCCGTGCTCGGCCAGCAGGTGTCCACGGCCGCCGCCCGGACCCACGCGGCCCGGCTGGTCACCGCGTACGGCGAACCGGTGGCCGACCCCGACCCCGAGGGCGGGCTGACCCACCTGTTCCCCTCGCCGCAGGCGCTCGCCGCGCTGGACCCGCAGGCGCTGGCCCTGCCGCGCAGCCGCCGCGCCACGCTGACCACCCTGGTCACGGCGCTGGCCGACGGGTCACTGCCGCTCGGCATCGACAGCGACTGGGAGGACGCCCGCGCCCGGCTGAACGCCCTGCCGGGGTTCGGCCCGTGGACCACCGAGGTCATCGCGATGCGCGCGCTCGGCGACCCGGACGCGTTCCTGGCGTCCGACCTGGGTGTCCGCAAGGCCGCCAAGGAACTCGGACTGCCCTCCACCCCGGCCGCGCTGACGGCCCGGGCGGCGCTCTGGCGGCCCTGGCGCGCGTACGCCGTGCAGTACCTGTGGGCCACCGACGGCCACCCCATCAACCACCTGCCCGTCTGA
- a CDS encoding SpoIIE family protein phosphatase: MDTYQSTSEVPDQPVAAVGYAGVLRELLPIALWREDAEGRVVEWSLAAQDLLGHRPEDIIGRVGTSVLVPEANQELADDLTRRVQAGESVVGTLPVRHRDGHRVRMEMWIVPATDPQGRTGALLIAVETSEVLHMRDSLATLQSLFTQSPIGLATLGPDLRFLRVNDALARMNGVSAAEHLGKRLTEVVPGVNAVALEATMRQVLDRGTPVVDVRRTGRTPADPDHDRTWSCSYAPLLDAAGRRLGLIASLIDITEGQRAQAEAERAQRRFALLAEAGTRIGTTLDLRQTAEEIVDVLVPQLADSADVQLLEAVLDPDDSLAAAAGAGRGVLRRLAAVFPDPAAPTAKLAPGQTFQIPVGTVYERVIADGLPMNLYVSDIPALITDPRAGALRDYLATLGSARMVPLVARGRVLGAVAVTRLREREPFDEQDYVLIDELVARAALNIDNARLYTTQRAAALTLQRSLTNSALPKVTGLELTGRYLPASEHDVGGDWFDVIQLPSGRTGLVIGDVMGHGIHAAAVMGQLRTAVRTLARHDVPPAQMLRSLDAVVADLGEDEMATCVYAVHDPVSGSCVIARAGHPPPAVVTADGEITFLDGPPGTPLGTGGHHFRTEEVRLPPGSLLALYTDGLIEARDRDLDAGMEQLAAALLESGQPLETLCDGILERLLPGAPQDDVAVLLARTVGVRAPGTP; the protein is encoded by the coding sequence TTGGACACTTACCAGTCGACGAGCGAGGTCCCGGATCAGCCGGTGGCGGCTGTCGGGTACGCGGGCGTGCTCCGCGAGCTGCTCCCGATCGCCCTGTGGCGGGAGGACGCCGAAGGGCGCGTCGTCGAGTGGTCGCTGGCCGCCCAGGACCTCCTCGGGCACCGCCCCGAGGACATCATCGGCCGCGTCGGCACCTCCGTACTCGTCCCCGAGGCCAACCAAGAGCTCGCCGACGACCTGACCCGGCGCGTGCAGGCGGGGGAGAGCGTCGTCGGCACCCTGCCCGTACGCCACCGCGACGGGCACCGGGTGCGGATGGAGATGTGGATCGTCCCGGCCACCGACCCGCAGGGGCGCACGGGAGCCCTGCTCATCGCCGTGGAGACCTCCGAGGTCCTCCACATGCGGGACTCCCTCGCCACCCTCCAGAGCCTGTTCACGCAGTCGCCCATCGGCCTCGCCACCCTCGGCCCCGACCTGCGCTTCCTGCGGGTCAACGACGCGCTCGCCCGGATGAACGGCGTCTCCGCCGCCGAACACCTCGGCAAACGCCTCACCGAGGTGGTGCCCGGCGTCAACGCCGTCGCGCTGGAGGCCACGATGCGGCAGGTCCTGGACCGGGGGACCCCCGTCGTCGACGTCCGCCGCACCGGCCGCACCCCCGCCGACCCCGACCACGACCGGACCTGGTCCTGCTCGTACGCCCCGCTGCTCGACGCCGCCGGGCGGCGGCTCGGCCTGATCGCCTCCCTCATCGACATCACCGAGGGCCAGCGGGCGCAGGCGGAGGCCGAGCGGGCGCAGCGCCGGTTCGCCCTGCTGGCCGAGGCGGGCACCCGCATCGGGACCACCCTGGACCTGCGGCAGACCGCCGAGGAGATCGTGGACGTGCTGGTGCCGCAGCTCGCGGACTCGGCCGACGTCCAGCTGCTGGAGGCGGTGCTCGACCCCGACGACAGCCTCGCGGCCGCCGCGGGCGCCGGCCGGGGCGTGCTGCGCCGGCTCGCGGCCGTGTTCCCCGACCCGGCCGCGCCCACCGCCAAGCTGGCCCCCGGGCAGACCTTCCAGATCCCGGTGGGCACGGTGTACGAGCGGGTCATCGCCGACGGCCTGCCCATGAACCTGTACGTCTCCGACATCCCGGCGCTGATCACCGACCCCCGCGCGGGCGCCCTGCGCGACTACCTCGCCACGCTCGGCTCGGCCCGGATGGTCCCGCTCGTGGCGCGCGGGCGGGTGCTCGGCGCGGTCGCCGTGACCCGGCTGCGCGAGCGGGAGCCCTTCGACGAGCAGGACTACGTCCTCATCGACGAGCTGGTGGCCCGCGCCGCGCTCAACATCGACAACGCCCGGCTGTACACCACCCAGCGGGCGGCGGCCCTCACCCTCCAGCGCAGCCTCACCAACAGCGCCCTGCCCAAGGTCACCGGCCTCGAACTGACCGGCCGCTACCTGCCCGCCAGCGAGCACGACGTCGGCGGCGACTGGTTCGACGTCATCCAGCTGCCCAGCGGCCGCACCGGACTGGTCATCGGCGACGTCATGGGCCACGGCATCCACGCGGCGGCCGTCATGGGCCAGCTGCGCACGGCGGTACGGACCCTCGCCCGCCACGACGTGCCGCCCGCGCAGATGCTGCGCTCCCTCGACGCCGTCGTCGCGGACCTGGGCGAGGACGAGATGGCCACCTGCGTCTACGCCGTCCACGACCCGGTGTCCGGCAGCTGCGTCATCGCCCGGGCCGGCCACCCGCCGCCCGCCGTCGTCACCGCCGACGGGGAGATCACCTTCCTCGACGGCCCGCCCGGGACCCCGCTCGGCACGGGCGGCCACCACTTCCGCACCGAGGAGGTGCGGCTGCCGCCCGGAAGCCTGCTCGCGCTGTACACCGACGGCCTGATCGAGGCCCGCGACCGGGACCTCGACGCGGGAATGGAACAGCTCGCGGCGGCGCTGCTGGAGTCCGGGCAGCCCCTGGAGACCCTGTGCGACGGCATCCTGGAACGGCTGCTGCCCGGCGCCCCGCAGGACGACGTGGCCGTGCTGCTGGCCCGCACGGTGGGCGTCCGCGCCCCGGGCACCCCCTGA
- a CDS encoding NUDIX hydrolase: MTTTDDYATYIASLPRVLAGAAALYLDAAGRVLLVEPNYREGWALPGGTIESDQGESPRTAARRESAEEIGLDLPLGRLLAVDWVLGSARPPLVAYVYDGGVLDEAQLAAIKLQDEELISWRMVEPAELTAYLPGALGLRTAQAYRVLKSGEGTAELENGRPAHT, encoded by the coding sequence GTGACCACCACGGATGACTACGCCACGTACATCGCGAGCCTGCCCCGGGTGCTGGCCGGCGCCGCCGCGCTCTACCTCGACGCCGCGGGCCGGGTGCTGCTCGTCGAGCCCAACTACCGCGAGGGCTGGGCCCTGCCGGGCGGCACGATCGAGTCCGACCAGGGCGAGTCCCCCCGTACGGCGGCCCGCCGCGAGAGCGCCGAGGAGATCGGCCTCGACCTCCCCCTCGGCCGGCTCCTCGCCGTCGACTGGGTGCTCGGCAGCGCCCGCCCGCCGCTGGTCGCGTACGTCTACGACGGCGGCGTACTGGACGAGGCGCAGCTCGCCGCCATCAAGCTCCAGGACGAGGAACTGATCTCCTGGCGGATGGTCGAGCCCGCCGAGCTCACCGCCTACCTGCCGGGGGCGCTCGGCCTGCGCACCGCGCAGGCGTACCGGGTCCTGAAGTCCGGCGAGGGCACCGCGGAACTGGAGAACGGCCGCCCCGCCCACACGTAG
- a CDS encoding methylated-DNA--[protein]-cysteine S-methyltransferase: MNSTQHKRHTVVDSPYGPLTLVASDGLLCGLYMTGQRHRPAEESFGERVAATEEPFPEVVRQLGSYFAGELTEFTVPVRLEGTQFQRSVWEQLVRIPYGETWSYGELAAKLGKPNASRAVGLANGKNPVGIIVPCHRVIGASGGMTGYGGGIDRKVRLLEFEAAGRA, encoded by the coding sequence ATGAACAGCACGCAGCACAAGCGGCACACCGTCGTCGACAGCCCCTACGGGCCGCTCACCCTGGTCGCCTCGGACGGCCTCCTGTGCGGCCTCTACATGACCGGCCAGCGCCACCGCCCGGCCGAGGAGTCCTTCGGCGAGCGGGTCGCGGCCACCGAGGAGCCGTTCCCGGAAGTGGTACGGCAGCTGGGCTCGTACTTCGCCGGCGAGCTGACCGAGTTCACCGTCCCCGTCCGGCTGGAGGGAACGCAGTTCCAGCGCAGCGTGTGGGAGCAGCTGGTGCGCATCCCGTACGGCGAGACCTGGTCGTACGGGGAGCTCGCGGCCAAGCTCGGCAAGCCGAACGCCTCGCGGGCGGTGGGCCTGGCCAACGGGAAGAACCCGGTCGGCATCATCGTCCCGTGCCACCGCGTGATCGGCGCCTCGGGCGGCATGACCGGCTACGGCGGCGGCATCGACCGCAAGGTCCGGCTGCTGGAGTTCGAGGCCGCCGGCCGGGCCTGA